A window of Haliscomenobacter hydrossis DSM 1100 contains these coding sequences:
- a CDS encoding caspase family protein — translation MKKLIFCLSSIVALSLQIGMAQCITGNCIDGSGVMYYPSSSSRYVGEFKSGRREGFGFLYLPNDGNYTGYWKNNRYEGEGVRLMGDGKVEQGIWKEGQLIKPMANLNLRLDGNAIKFKPGCISGNCFEGNGIKLYPDGMIYLGDFKNGNRNGFGKVYNPDKSIYEGRWVNNKMDGSGMFIDENGVKKTGVWKENNYISSGTNPVAVPGLASKTPLRQTGCISGDCINGYGTYVYMDGSRYIGPFKDSLSHGQGVLINQHKDGTSTRYEGMFEKGNAQGRGTYTYADGRKKVGFWKEGKLVQTLESEIANPTSQPSLAGPGIKIWSVIIGVASYKDMPTLRFTDDDAYRIYAFLKSPEGGAVADEQIKLLIDEAATRQNILNAMREVFHKAGPNDFVLLYFSGHGLPGAFLPIDYNGVDNKIFHQEINDMLKKSPAKYKLCIADACHSGSMLAARSVQSTQNTIVGFYNQLAQAQAGTALIMSSKSEETSLEASGLRQGVFSHFLIRGLKGEADSNRDKKVTIQELFDFVYSNVRSFTGNLQSPIIRGDYDHSMIVSAVERP, via the coding sequence ATGAAGAAACTCATTTTCTGCTTATCATCAATAGTAGCCTTAAGCCTACAAATAGGTATGGCCCAGTGCATTACGGGCAATTGTATCGACGGTAGTGGTGTGATGTACTACCCCAGTAGTAGTTCGCGCTACGTCGGTGAATTTAAAAGTGGCAGACGGGAGGGGTTTGGCTTTTTGTACTTGCCCAATGATGGCAATTACACGGGTTATTGGAAAAACAACCGTTATGAAGGCGAAGGTGTTCGTCTGATGGGAGATGGCAAGGTAGAACAAGGCATTTGGAAAGAGGGGCAATTGATCAAACCCATGGCCAACCTGAATTTGCGTTTGGATGGCAACGCCATCAAGTTCAAACCAGGGTGTATATCGGGCAATTGTTTTGAAGGCAATGGCATCAAATTGTACCCCGATGGCATGATTTATCTGGGCGATTTTAAAAATGGCAACCGCAATGGTTTTGGCAAAGTATACAATCCCGACAAATCGATTTACGAAGGTCGTTGGGTAAACAACAAAATGGACGGCTCTGGAATGTTCATCGACGAAAATGGCGTGAAAAAAACCGGAGTCTGGAAAGAAAACAATTATATAAGTTCGGGAACAAATCCGGTTGCTGTCCCTGGCTTAGCCAGTAAAACTCCCTTGCGACAGACTGGTTGCATTTCCGGCGATTGCATCAATGGTTACGGGACGTATGTATACATGGATGGAAGCCGGTACATCGGCCCGTTTAAAGATAGTCTTTCGCATGGTCAAGGGGTATTGATCAATCAACATAAAGACGGCACCTCCACCCGTTACGAAGGGATGTTCGAAAAAGGCAATGCACAAGGTCGGGGTACCTATACCTATGCCGATGGCCGTAAAAAAGTAGGCTTTTGGAAAGAAGGTAAACTGGTACAAACCCTGGAATCAGAAATTGCCAACCCCACCAGCCAGCCCAGTCTTGCTGGCCCTGGTATCAAAATCTGGTCGGTCATCATCGGGGTCGCTTCTTACAAAGACATGCCTACCTTGCGCTTTACTGACGACGATGCCTACCGCATCTACGCGTTCCTGAAAAGCCCGGAAGGTGGTGCTGTTGCCGATGAACAAATTAAGCTTCTGATTGATGAAGCAGCTACCCGTCAAAATATCCTCAACGCTATGCGCGAGGTTTTTCACAAGGCTGGCCCGAATGACTTTGTGCTGCTTTATTTTTCTGGCCACGGCCTGCCCGGTGCTTTTCTGCCCATCGATTACAATGGGGTAGACAACAAAATCTTCCACCAGGAAATCAACGACATGCTCAAAAAAAGCCCGGCCAAGTACAAACTCTGTATTGCCGATGCTTGTCATTCCGGAAGTATGTTGGCGGCACGCTCGGTGCAGTCTACCCAAAATACCATCGTAGGATTTTACAATCAGTTGGCTCAGGCTCAGGCGGGTACAGCGTTGATCATGTCTTCTAAATCTGAAGAGACCTCTTTGGAAGCCAGCGGCCTGCGTCAAGGCGTATTCAGCCATTTCCTCATCCGGGGCTTAAAAGGTGAGGCAGATTCCAACCGCGATAAAAAAGTAACCATTCAAGAGCTATTTGATTTTGTGTACAGCAATGTGCGTTCGTTTACGGGTAATCTGCAATCGCCGATCATTCGGGGAGATTACGATCATTCGATGATTGTTTCAGCGGTAGAACGCCCGTAG